Part of the Pyricularia oryzae 70-15 chromosome 3, whole genome shotgun sequence genome, TTGTTTCCGTGAATGGCGCCCATTAATAAAGCAACTGCCTGCTCACCCTTCTTCATCGGCCCAGCCCCGTTGGGGAGACATAGGAGCGCGTTGGCACCCTTCAAGCTTCCGACCTTGGAACTCCTTTGCCCGCCAGTACTATTCGCCGAGAGCAAGCCATCAGCCCCAACAGAGACGACAGCACGGTGGTACTCTGGCCGTGTTTTGTCCAGCGGGAAATCATGCGCCAACGTCACGGGGATCTTGGGCAGCCCAACTGCTTGTAGCCCAGAGAGACGGTGCAGTGATGGCAGGACAAATATATGAAAAGTCACAAGAGCCGAGGCAGGGTTCCCCGGAAGCGAAAAGATGACCTTTTGGGCCCGCTCGCCCGAGTTGTCCTTGACAGGGACTGTGGCGAAGGTGGTTGGTTTCCCAGGCTTCATAGAGACGCGGCCGAAATGGATGGTACCGCCGAGAGAACGCTCAATAGTCGGCTTGAGCAGATCGAGCTCACCCATAGATACACCGCCCGTGGTAATGACGACATCGGCTTGTCTCAGGGCGCTCCTCAACGTCTCCTCGAGACGTCCGGGCTTGTCCGTTTCGATGCCCATGTCAATGACCTCGTAGCCCCAATGTCTGGCGGCCGCGATAAGGGTCGGTCGGTTCGTGTCGCGAACTTCGCCCAACCGTAGCTCTCCTGGCCGGTCATGTTGAACAATCTCATCACCAGTCGACAAGACGGCAATGGTTGGACGGCGAAATACTTGCACCTCGTCGACTCCAACGGCAGCGAGCGAGCCTATCTctcctccagcagccgaaactTGCTCGTACTTGCGTAGCACGACAGTGCCTCGTTCTATGTCGCTCCCCACCTCCCTGATATTTTCACCATCATTGACGCCCTCTGCTAGAACTTCtacctccttctcctcgttGCCATCGTCTGTTTTAGTCTTCAGGAGAGTGTCCTCGACCATGATCACTGCGGTCGCTCCTGGCGGAAGAGGCGCTCCGGTCGTGATCCTGGCGATTTCACCCTCCTTCAGAGGAGGGACTTCTCCTGGAGAGGCATGCGAGACCGAGACCACAGGGAAAACGCCACGCATGTTGCCATCCTTGGGCACGACGACAGCATACCCGTCCACAATGCTGGCTCTGAAAGCCGGCACATTCTCCTTTGCTTTCACGTCCTCGGCTAGCACTGCACCCACGAGGCCACTGTTGACCTTGCGCGTCTCAATGGTGGGGGTTGGGGTCTGCGTTTTAATGGCGTTTAGGGCTTCGTCGACCGAAAGCATTGGATATGGTGATTCGCGATGTCGACGAGTTGGTCCCAGGTTGGGATCATTCGACATTGGGCTAGAGTCTGGTTTTGTGTGCCGAACTAGGTTGTCGTGTCcatgatggtggtggtgatgatgatgatgatggtaCGAGGAGCCTCTTGACTGGCTTTCAGCGGCCAAAACTCCAGCCTCTTGCTCCAACTTTTCCACTCCTCCAGAGTGCAGTTGACGCGAGTTGGCCCCGGATGCTTGAACACAAGCATGTGGCAGGAGTTTAATAACGGCTTGAAGATTCTCTTTGGCCCCCTTTGGAGAGCCTGGAAGTGTCACGATGATGGTCCCATTTCGAACTCCGGCCACAGGCCTGGACATCATTGCAACTTCAAGCTGTCAGCAACAGGATGATTAAAGGCCAAGTGCTAAAAGTAGCAAGCTTACAGGGAGTAACGTTTAGTGACGCTGCGATCATGCCATGGACAAGTCCAGGAGCTTGCTTGTGCAACAGCGGACCGACGGCCTGTGGATGGCAGGATAAAAAGTCACTAAATTGGCCGTGTGATATTTACCTATAAGCCAAAAACTTCAAATCTCATATGAGGTAAAATGCCATCCTCAGGGCTGCATACCTCGGGAGTATGATCCTCTACAGCAAAGCCAGTCCCTCCAGTTGTGAGAATCAGGTTAACAGCGTCGGCTGTGTCGGTCCATGACATCACTTGTCGTTGAATGTCAGAAATAGAGTCGGTAACGATGCCTGCCTGAACGACAGTCCATTGCCCGGCCCCATCTTTGTCAAAAACATCCTGGAGTATAGCAGTGGTTGCGTCGGTTGAAGGATTGTGAGCTGCCGTTGTTGAGACAACCAAGATGGCTGCTTTGAGGGGCTGTTTGGACATTATGACTTGGTCGAAATGCGGCAGCTAGTTTGAGGTATAAATGAAATGACCAACAGACTGCCCATCCAAGTACCTAAATTACCGGTTCGAACTGTGGCGGAGATGCGATTGTAGCAAGTTTTTATTACTTCAGTGGACAGTCTGCCCAACCGGGTGAGGTACTGTAAGAGACGTCAACTTGAGCGGGCCAGGTACCTGGAGATAATAGAAACCTCCGTAATGGAACAGTAATAAGGCTATGAGGGGAAGCTGCTCCCCAAGTGAGGGTAGCTCCAGCATGAATCGTAACCCTAACCCAGCATGAAAATCCCTACCTCGACCCCCATAATCAATTGCGACGCGCAACTCAACAGCCAAAACCAGTAAATATTCAAGTCCATGAACATTTAAACTGTCAAAAAAAGTCACCGCACTAAAGCCAAAATCACGACATGGTTCGTATCAAGGAGCGGTATCTACTAGTGAATATCCTCTACcccgacgcgctcaaggacGTCAAACCAAACGAACCGGACCTCGCCGTCCTTCACAAGCCAACGACAAACGACTTGACACCCCAGGCCATCCTGAGAGCAATTAGGGAACAAGTCAGAATATTGTTTGGAGACTACGGGTCTGGTCTTATTGAGCGAAACCTCTTGGGTAAGTTGGCATTATTTCGGGCTCCGTGACCCGTAGCGGTTTCCACGTGGGTTTCCTTCATCTGACATAATTTATAGTCAAATATTTGTCCAATGCCACTTCAACATTTATCCTTCGTGTCCATCGGGAGCAATATCGCCTCGTATGGGCGGCCCTGACTTTTATGGATGACCTCCCCATCAAGAACGGGCAAACCTGCACCTTTCGTGTTGTCCACGTCGGGGGCACGATGCGGAAGGTTGAGACAGCTGCGATAAGGCGGCACAAGGCGCTGAAGCTCGCTGTCGAAAAGCAAATGGCTGGCAAAGAGTCTGACGTGCTGGACACGCTTTTTGGCTCAAGTGGTTCTGTCCAGCGCATGCAGGGTGTGGTTCTTGACgctgatgatgacgatgaaaGCGCCGGCGAGGgggacgaggaagaggacgaggatgacggcTGATCTTCGTCCAAACCTACAACTGATCCCAGGGTTGCCATCTCAGCCTTCACTTCTTTGTTCGAGTCACTGTAATGCCGCTGTCTGGGAACCGAGCACCTGGGCCTCCCATCAAGTCATCGTCGCCCTCTTCAGCAGCTGCTGCATCGGCTTCGGCCATGGCTTCTTGTGCCTTGACCTGTTCCTCCCATTCACGCTGCTCCATCTCGTCATAAGCCTCTTTGTTATCGATCCAGCGCTCCTGGATATCTTGGACCCCCATCAGGGAGCCCTCGTTGCGCATGGCTACTTGCCAAACGGTGTCGTTGGCTCCCTCGGCCCCACCAAAAACGTACCCGTTGGCACGATCGAGGACCCGGAGCAAATGCATCATACTTTTCTTATTCTCGACAGCCAAGACTTCGAACCGGACGAGCCCAAAGTCTTCAATCAAGTTTGCGACGGCTCGGTTTAGCTTGGCGAACTTTTCGCTGCGTAGCGACGGATTCTCGGCTTCGAGCTCGGGGAGGAGGTACGAAAGATCGTGGACCTCGGTATAAAAGTCGAGGTTGAAGGCTAGTCTGTCATATGAAGACACCTTGTCGATTTTGGTGAGGACATTGACATGGGAAAGATCCATCTGGAGCATGGCGCGCAAAGCGAGGAGGAGATTCGAGATGTACAACGATGGTTGAGTGAGGCAAATGCTGTCCGAGAGGTGAACAACCACAAGCTATAGCGAGACAATTTCATCTGTCAGCCGCTGTCTTCACGGGATGTCATGCCATCCTCATCCCCCGGGGCGGATCTTTGGTGGACAAATCACGTACTCTGTAGCCGAGCTTTTGTAACTTGAAGAAGATATTGCGCAATGAATTGTGATGTGTGTACAGCTCGACCTGGCCCGGGCAGTCGAATAGTATGTAGTCGTCCCCAAGCTCTTTCAGACCATCTTCCAACCACTCAAAGTTATGCTCCAGCTCTTCAATAGCGTAGAGGATGCCACCGTTTGGCCCCAAATTGTCGTCTCCCATGATTTCCTCCAGCGTGACAAGATTTCGTATGTCGAGGGCACATGGATAGCTCGTATGGTCATTGGCCGGGTCAAGGTTTACTACGGAACATGCTCTCCCTATTGCGCCTAGAAACTGATGCACTTTTAGGTTGACGCGGTCAGTCTCGATTTTGATCAGCTAGCTTGTATCAGTGCTGCGAGTGATGGGTGAACCAGACTTACTCCCATCACAGTAGGTGCTCTTCCCGGCGCCGGGAGATCCCACTACTAGCTGTCCAAAAGGCATAGTTACAAATGTATAGTTTTGGGAGTTACTAAAATCTCATGCAGTTGAGAACTTCTTATGCAGTTGGCCTGGTCTATCAAACACGATTTTCAACGCGGGGCGTTATTCGATCGCTTTCCAACGGGAACCCTGGAGAAGTTGCGTCAGAGGCGGGCCCACTCAAGCtttgcctaccttaccttggtaAGTCAGGTAGGGAACCTTCCTACCCTGCAGATGCAACGGCAATGGCACCGGGGCAACGGGTCCGTTATCACCATGTGACACTCACACCAAACGAAGGTGATAACGGCAGCTCAAGCTCCATCTCCATTGAGCTCCCACGGGCCAACGACGCGGTCTGCAGCATCAGAACAAACGTGACTGGAGTAACTCATCTAATCTCAAGCAACAAAACACTACTCCCCCATACCATTTCACTTTCTTTTATTGAAGAAAACTGTGGATCTTGACGCAAATTCGGTATTTGCTTTCGGCAGCCCGTCCATCTTTGCTGCAGagaataaaaacaaattgaAAATGTTCGAGGCTGAGCCGGCGCCGGGCGACTGCCCAACCGCCATGAAGTTTGCGCCTGGCTCTCGCAAACTATTGGTATCATCTATGGACGGCAACATTTACATGTATGAGCTGCAGGGCGAAGGGGAGGATGCCAGTGCGCCGCTCGTACGACAAATATCAATTGGCTGCCCGGTCTTGGATGTCACGTTTGGAAGCGACGACAAGGAAGGGTTCTGCACGGGGGCGGATTCCGCCATCAAGAGGTACGGAACGCGAGCTGGCAGCAAGGGCTCGGTTGCTGCACTGATGCTAACACTTCCTTTAGGGTTGACCTCGAGTCGGGGGATGTTACAGTTGTTGGAAAGCATGAGAAGCCAGCGAGGTGTATAATATACAGCCCCGAGTATTGTGAGTAGCGTATTGATGCATTAACAACTGTTGTGCACTGGAGCCCTAGCACTGACACCATGCAGCAATACTGGCCTCCGGCTCCTGGGACTGCACGCTGCAAATATGGAATGCAAAGGACTTGTCCAAAGACCCCATCATCGTGCAACTGCCAGTCAAGGTGCACGCCATGGCTGCAAGTAAAACAAAGCTTGTCGTTGGCATGCACAACCGCATGGTGCAAATTTTCGACCTCCCCGCCATAGCCCAGCTTCTCGAGTCCGGAGCAAGCGGCAGCGAGAGCGGCCTGAAGCCGTGGCAGCAGCGCGAGTCGTCCCTCAAGTTTATGACGAGAGCCATTGCATGTATGCCCAATGATGCCGGCTACGCGACCAGCAGTACGGAGGGCCGCGTTGCCGTCGAGTTCTTCGAGGATTCGGCAGAGGTCCAGGCTCGCAAGTACGCCTTCAAATGCCACCGTGGGCCTGATCCCAAGGACCCCGACACCGAGCTCATTTACCCGGTAGATTCGCTGGCTTTCCACCCAGAGTACCTGACCTTTGTCTCGGGTGGCGGTGATGGTCAGGTGGCGTTATGGGATTCCGAGGCCAAGAGACGTATGAAGATTTACCCGATGAACGGAGGGTTGGCAGCGCGCACGCTAGCCTTCTCGGCCGACGGAAGGTTTTTGGCCATCGGCACATGCCCAGGCTTCGAGGATACCATGGAGAACTACAGTGGCAAGGGACAATCACATGTTCTGATCCGCGAGCTCAGTGAGAAGGAGGTCAAGCCCAAGCCGAAGAAGTCAAAATGAGCCTTTACAGGTGGGCTCTATCGGGAGGCCGAGGACTCTAAAAGCTTGCAATCTGTTTGATGTACACATAGCGGAGAAAGGCTACTTATTGGGATGCTGTGAATAATACCCCTGAGTCGAGCTGGTCTCTTGTGTGCCGGTCTGGTGGAGCGCGACATATCCTGGAGAGGCCGTGACCGTGACCTTGTGCCGGGCATCCAAAATTCCGGGCTCTGTTCATCTCAAGCTTGATCAACATGCTTCCCTTGAGTTAGAAATCAAACCGACAGGCGCTACTCTACGGCGCATCTCAGGAAGACATATTCGTTGTTTGCAGTAGCTCCAGTTTGTTTGCGAGCAGAGCACGTTTCATGGTGACAAACCGATGGGCTATGTCATGCACAATGTCTTGGTGGCATTACGACGATCGCCACTACGGACCGACTCTACGTTGCAGCCTAGACTGTGCACCGCAGCGGAAACCCGTATACCCCAAACTTGATGATCATCCCCAATCAACCCGCATACCGGCAAGACCGGTAGAGAGTGCCCGTGGAAGATGCCCAGCCCAGTGTCAACAGATCTATATGGAATGTGGGGGTGGATCACTTTGACAAGAATACCCCAGTTCGCCGAGCCTCATGCCAGCCCggaaagagggggtttcttAACCGCAAATTCCCTTCCCCTCATTCCACTTGCACGGTTCGGCAGATGTAAACccatattttttttcccccacaGGGGAGACATTCAAGCTGTTCAGGGTCTCGGTTCGGCTTGGCCAAATCTCTTACACTACTGTAAGTGGTAATCAAGCTGGACTGATTTGCGGTCGATCCCGAGTTCATTTGCCATCGTTGCTTGGTCCGTCTGTTCAACCACGTTTGTTTGACTAGGAACACCATTGTACACTGAAACGCCCATCATCCTCGCTAGCCTGGAGGTGACCAATTCCTGCTAGCTGCCATGTTGAATCCTACCCTGTTGGTACTTTACAATGCGGCCTGGTTTAGGTCAATATGGCGCATCTTCACTTGTACTAGTCGGGCACTTGGCAGCAGCTTGCGGGAGGGGAGGGGAACGGATCATGTCATGCTCAAGAATTGCAGTTTCACATTAAAGCTAATCTTCTCTAAGCATATGGTTACAGCTATGAGAAGGGAACAACAGGAATAATAAGTGAGCTTGGGTGTTCAGCGCCAAGATATACTCGGTGCTCTCCCCTGTTGAGCTCATGCTCCGGGCGAGGACCAGAAAATGAGTTGTATTCGGCGATGCTGGGGTACTGCCCACCGATCTGTGGTCGAATGAGTTTTAGTTTGAGATTCAAAACAAAACATATGAACAAGGCCTGGATTCGCTAGAAAATTCGGGAAATAACTTACCCTCACGCTGACCTGCTCGCCGGCGTCAAAGTCGGTACCCATGGCCCAGATGCCAATCTCGAGCTTGACGACGTTGCCAGGGGTGATCTTCTCCTGCTTCTCGTGCGGGTGGAAGGGGAACTGCGGATGTATGCTCTTGGAGCTGTCGATGGCGCGTTGTGACGCCCTGAGGATGCCCATGGGGCCAAGGTGCAGGTTCAAACTGGCCATGTCCTTTTCGGGAATGTCCTCTATCCGCTCCACGGGCGTGGCCTTGAAGGGCATGTTGAGGTGCATGAGCGGCTTTCCATCCTTGTCCTTTTTTCGGATGATGGCAAAGACGGTAAAGTCGTCACGGGTGTCGCAAGAGACGTAAACAACGGCCTTGGGCAGACCGATCAGGCGAGACTTCTCGGGAAAGACGTAGCTGAACTCTGCAAAGCTCTTGTGGTCCTCTGAGTTGTAGGAGACACTGGCAGCCGAGGGTGTGGTGGTCGTCGCCAGACCgccgttgggctggaagaACAGCTCCCTGTACTCTGTGTTGGGCACCGGGAAATCCGGGATCACAATGTCGTCGATGGCTTCCCTGTTTCCGAACTGCAGTGCCGACCACCGAACCTTGGGCGTCTTTTCTTCCCatttgttgtcgatagctcTGAGGTAGCGGTCGAAAAATTCCCGCAGTTCCTCGTGAGCATGTTCCTCGCAGTAGAGCTCGTACCACTCTTGCTTGCTGCTCCAATGAATCCACTTTTGGTTTCCTGGGATCTCCATCCACGCCCTGATGCAGCCCATGGTGTGGATGGAGCTGACATCTGAGCCACGGATGTAGGCTGGACACTTGATCTTGGTCATGTCGACCCGCTTGTCCTTCCAGTACTTGTTTTGCGTCGGCGACCGGCGGTACATTTCGGAAAAGTCCTCAAGGCCCGAGTTGGGCTGTCCACGCACGATGGCCTTGGCAATAAGGTCAAAGTTGCTCATGGAGAACCAGCCACCTCTGCAGAATTGCTCGCGGTACATATCAGCCATGCCCTCCCAAGGCGCAATGGCCTTGAGGGACGGGGGTTGCTGAGCGGCGATGAACCACTGCGCAATCGCCAATGCCGAGTTGCCAGCCATGCCTACGTTTCCGTTGCACCATGGCAATTTGGCAACGGCCTCCACCACGTCGTAACCGTCTTCGGCATCCTGGCTGCCCATGACACAGATCTGGCCATCACTGTTGCCAGTGCCGCGAGTGTCAACGCTCACGATGGCGTAGCCCTTGGGGCACCACCAGGCCGGGTCCAGACCCTCGAACTTCTCGAGTCCGCTGAGCCTGTCCTTGGGAACACAGCAGTGCCATGTGGTGATGGGAAGCATATCAAGGGCCGAGTACTTCTTGCCGTAGAAGGACCAGCTGAGAACAGCCGGGACCTTTTCTGTGGTGCCTGCGGGACGGTACACATCTATGTAGAGACGAACCCCATCGCGGACAACGACCTCGACGTCGTGCTCAAGGATGATGTCGCTGTCGAGAGCCTTGGCGCCTTGCGACTCGAAAGGTTTTGAGCCGGCCTTTAAGGTCTCAACTTTGCCTGGATGGAAGCCTGTGTAGCCGTTCTCGCCAACCTTGGGCTCGCCGATTCGCCTTGTGGCGACCTGAACGGGAGCAGGCATATTAGTTTCTGGGCTTGTGTGCAATGAGATATTAGAGGAGGGGTGAGGTGGGAGAGAGAAGTAAGTATGCGTGCAATGTCTGGATGGCAATCGTAGGCTGGAACAGTCTCAACGAGCGCAGGGTGGTCTTGACAGTGTGGGAGTAAAGGAAACGAGCATGAACAGTCAGTCActttggttgggggagacaCCATCCCACATTATACTACAGCTTCTTTCTGTAAGCCCGGGCGGAGAAGTGGATGCATCTTGTTTGGCATCGTGCTTTCCGTGTTCGGGTAGTAAATCTCCCTCGGCATCATGATGAACCGACCCGGACGCAGGACGGGTACTCCGAGTGCGCGGGCTTACATTCCGAAGGGTTCTCGAAGGAGTATGTATACGTTGGGACTTTTGCTTAAGAGTTTTACATGTGGCTGGGTCCAAGCGGTTGAAAGATGAACCGAATGTCGGAGAACGAAGTACAAAGCCCATGGTTGTCGTTCGGTCATTGAACAAGCGGCCGGAGACATACCCAGACAGGATACCGAGTAGATTTACCACGGGCGAACCGGTTGAGGTCCTGTGATTTTAGGGGGTGGGTGCGGGGTTTTGCGGGGCCCCAGACTACCTTGCTGCGTGATATACTGCGTACAGTAGTGAGTGGCTCGGTCCCCTCCAATCTCGACCGACCCAACCGACGTGGTATCTATCCCGTCAATCTAGAGTCCCCGAGACTGTATAAGTGCTGGTCCCGTCGGCTCGGCTCGGAATCTTCCAATGACATGCCCGTGACCACCGGCGTGGTCCTCCATGATGTCCGGGGCGGCCACCCATCCTTGAGCTGGAGTATCTGCCGGGGGGACGTCGCTGTAAATATCTCATCTGTCTATTTATTGCAATCGGTTTACCTCCTTTCTTTCATGTTGGGAAAAGGCCATAACAGTATTCTCTTCAAACCACTGATAGCCCCCACCCCGCCCACCTCTAGCAGTTGTCCACTACTTGACCATGTCCACTACTACgacaaccaccaccaccgctttTGCCGTTGACAAAGAGGCAAAAGAGCGGCAGGTGGCCACCAAGTTTGAGACAAAGGACCTGGTGACTTTTGATGAAAACACCGTATATGGTGACTGGAGAGACGAGTTCCATAAGAACGGCTGTGTCTTGATCAAGGGGGTCATTACCCCTGAGAAGGCCAAATACTATGCCGACAAGCAAATTCAATGGCTGAAAAACTTTGAGCTTGGCTTTGACGAGAACGACCCCAGCACATGGACTGCCGAGCACCTGCCCGTCAGCTTCAAGGGCGGCATGTACTTTGCATACGGCTCCACCCACGAGAAGATGGCATGGGAGGCCCGCAGCGAGCCGGCCATTATTGACATATTCACCAAGCTCTGGGGCACCAATGAGCTTATCACCTCGTTTGACGGCATGAACATCTCTCTTCCAGACCGCAAAGACCTCAACTGGAGCCCATGGCCTCACTGCGACCAAAACCCTCGCCGCAAGGGGTAGGTTTTGacagccaccaccaccctctGTAATGATGCCCCTGCTGACCCCCTTCTCACTGTAGCATGCAAGCC contains:
- a CDS encoding gephyrin; this translates as MSKQPLKAAILVVSTTAAHNPSTDATTAILQDVFDKDGAGQWTVVQAGIVTDSISDIQRQVMSWTDTADAVNLILTTGGTGFAVEDHTPEAVGPLLHKQAPGLVHGMIAASLNVTPFAMMSRPVAGVRNGTIIVTLPGSPKGAKENLQAVIKLLPHACVQASGANSRQLHSGGVEKLEQEAGVLAAESQSRGSSYHHHHHHHHHHGHDNLVRHTKPDSSPMSNDPNLGPTRRHRESPYPMLSVDEALNAIKTQTPTPTIETRKVNSGLVGAVLAEDVKAKENVPAFRASIVDGYAVVVPKDGNMRGVFPVVSVSHASPGEVPPLKEGEIARITTGAPLPPGATAVIMVEDTLLKTKTDDGNEEKEVEVLAEGVNDGENIREVGSDIERGTVVLRKYEQVSAAGGEIGSLAAVGVDEVQVFRRPTIAVLSTGDEIVQHDRPGELRLGEVRDTNRPTLIAAARHWGYEVIDMGIETDKPGRLEETLRSALRQADVVITTGGVSMGELDLLKPTIERSLGGTIHFGRVSMKPGKPTTFATVPVKDNSGERAQKVIFSLPGNPASALVTFHIFVLPSLHRLSGLQAVGLPKIPVTLAHDFPLDKTRPEYHRAVVSVGADGLLSANSTGGQRSSKVGSLKGANALLCLPNGAGPMKKGEQAVALLMGAIHGNN
- a CDS encoding Rpp14 family protein, with translation MVRIKERYLLVNILYPDALKDVKPNEPDLAVLHKPTTNDLTPQAILRAIREQVRILFGDYGSGLIERNLLVKYLSNATSTFILRVHREQYRLVWAALTFMDDLPIKNGQTCTFRVVHVGGTMRKVETAAIRRHKALKLAVEKQMAGKESDVLDTLFGSSGSVQRMQGVVLDADDDDESAGEGDEEEDEDDG
- a CDS encoding ATP-binding domain 1 family member B; this encodes MPFGQLVVGSPGAGKSTYCDGMHQFLGAIGRACSVVNLDPANDHTSYPCALDIRNLVTLEEIMGDDNLGPNGGILYAIEELEHNFEWLEDGLKELGDDYILFDCPGQVELYTHHNSLRNIFFKLQKLGYRLVVVHLSDSICLTQPSLYISNLLLALRAMLQMDLSHVNVLTKIDKVSSYDRLAFNLDFYTEVHDLSYLLPELEAENPSLRSEKFAKLNRAVANLIEDFGLVRFEVLAVENKKSMMHLLRVLDRANGYVFGGAEGANDTVWQVAMRNEGSLMGVQDIQERWIDNKEAYDEMEQREWEEQVKAQEAMAEADAAAAEEGDDDLMGGPGARFPDSGITVTRTKK
- a CDS encoding mitotic checkpoint protein BUB3, which encodes MFEAEPAPGDCPTAMKFAPGSRKLLVSSMDGNIYMYELQGEGEDASAPLVRQISIGCPVLDVTFGSDDKEGFCTGADSAIKRVDLESGDVTVVGKHEKPARCIIYSPEYSILASGSWDCTLQIWNAKDLSKDPIIVQLPVKVHAMAASKTKLVVGMHNRMVQIFDLPAIAQLLESGASGSESGLKPWQQRESSLKFMTRAIACMPNDAGYATSSTEGRVAVEFFEDSAEVQARKYAFKCHRGPDPKDPDTELIYPVDSLAFHPEYLTFVSGGGDGQVALWDSEAKRRMKIYPMNGGLAARTLAFSADGRFLAIGTCPGFEDTMENYSGKGQSHVLIRELSEKEVKPKPKKSK
- a CDS encoding hydrolase, which translates into the protein MPAPVQVATRRIGEPKVGENGYTGFHPGKVETLKAGSKPFESQGAKALDSDIILEHDVEVVVRDGVRLYIDVYRPAGTTEKVPAVLSWSFYGKKYSALDMLPITTWHCCVPKDRLSGLEKFEGLDPAWWCPKGYAIVSVDTRGTGNSDGQICVMGSQDAEDGYDVVEAVAKLPWCNGNVGMAGNSALAIAQWFIAAQQPPSLKAIAPWEGMADMYREQFCRGGWFSMSNFDLIAKAIVRGQPNSGLEDFSEMYRRSPTQNKYWKDKRVDMTKIKCPAYIRGSDVSSIHTMGCIRAWMEIPGNQKWIHWSSKQEWYELYCEEHAHEELREFFDRYLRAIDNKWEEKTPKVRWSALQFGNREAIDDIVIPDFPVPNTEYRELFFQPNGGLATTTTPSAASVSYNSEDHKSFAEFSYVFPEKSRLIGLPKAVVYVSCDTRDDFTVFAIIRKKDKDGKPLMHLNMPFKATPVERIEDIPEKDMASLNLHLGPMGILRASQRAIDSSKSIHPQFPFHPHEKQEKITPGNVVKLEIGIWAMGTDFDAGEQVSVRIGGQYPSIAEYNSFSGPRPEHELNRGEHRVYLGAEHPSSLIIPVVPFS